The Spea bombifrons isolate aSpeBom1 chromosome 4, aSpeBom1.2.pri, whole genome shotgun sequence genome segment agatccttgatctccccaacggAGCCTGCTCCTCTACCGGCAGACATTactgtctctggaggggtggcacccccctgataagcggcacccggggcagaacgccccccccccccgctaggtacgctactggttgtgctcacaatttttggacgtgtgcacTGTCTCTAAAAGCTATGtacgcgcacaagcgcacatcTTAGGGAGAACACTGCTTACTGCTTTGGACTTGAAATTCAATGGAGTTTCCCCAcacaggttcgaatcctgttcACAACGGCTAACAAAGGTCTATTTTATAGAAGAGTTCAGATAAACGTCGTCTTTATCGAGACTAGAAGCAGGTAATCAGTTGCAGGAAAGAGCTTCTGTTGAAGTCAGTAGAGGCACGTTCTACGCTTGCAGACAGTGAGTCTGAAGTGAACCTGGTTGTAAGGATATAACATAAAGGATTTTTACCGGCCTCTCAGCAAAGAAAACAACCTTACTTTCAATCTATGTTGTTAAGGAAAGAAGAGTGAGCAAAAAGATTAGTTATGCAGGCTGGatactatacaatatataatttgaggaACATACAGGGAAATaaggggttataaggacgggattagttttacgactggagagtatataatatgaggaatataaaaGGATatgttataaggacgggataaattatacaggctggagagtatattatatataatatgaggaatataacgggttataaggacgggattagttatatggccagagagtatataatatatgaggaatatacagggatataacgggttataaggatgggataaATTATACGGCCGAAGAGTATAtcatatgaggaatatacaggatataacgggttataaggatgggattagttatacgggctggagagtatataatatataatatgaggaatagaaaaaatgtcggtgcgctaggctagtctcaggctcaaataatacaaatgtataatacgaggcctaccaaacaggtgtaagcatgctgcaaaaacagtgtattggctgtacaatgtatacaaaaaacaaaaattgtctgcgcttcttaccctaataaagttggcaacaaatatataaacataatataaatgagaggttttggtaggttctcaccctattgagagtgtgccttgacgtggcgggtgagtttaattatgctttggccaattcatataaccaaaacctctcatttatattatgtttatatatttgttgccaactttattagggtaagaagcgcagacagtttttgttttttgtatataatatgaggaatatacaggtatataacgggttataaggacgggattagttatatggaccggggagtatataatatataatatgaggaatatacaggtatataacgggttataaggatgggattagttatacgggctggagagtatattatatataatatgaggaatatacaggatataacgggttataaggacgggattagttatacggccggggagtatataatatataatatgagaaatatgcagggatataatgggttataaggacgggataagTTATAcaggctggagagtatataatatataatatgaggaatatacagggatataacgggttataaggacgggattagttatatggccggagagtatataatatataatatgaggaatatacaggatataacgggttataagcaGGGGATTAGTTTtacggggagagtatataatatataatatgaggaatatacagggatataacgggttataaggacgggattagttatacgggggggagagtatataatatataatatgaggaatatacagggatataacgggttataaggatgggataaATTATACGGCcgaagagtatataatatataatatgaggaatatacaggatataacgggttataaggacgggattagttatacgggcggagagtatataatatataatatgaggaatatacaggatataacgggtgataaggacgggattagttatacggggggagagtatataatatataatatgaggaatatacagggatataacgggtgataaggacgggattagttatacggccggagagtatataatatataatacgaggaatatacaggatataacgggttataaggatgggattagttatacggccggagagtatgtaatatataatatgaggaatatacagggatataacgggttataaggacgggattagttatacgggtcggagagtatataatatataatctgaggaatatacagggatataacgggtgataaggacgggattagttatacggccggagagtatataatatataatatgaggaatctACAgcgatataatgggttataaggacgggattagttatacggccagagagtatataatatataatatgaggaatatacagggatataacgggttataaggattaGTTTGTTGATCCAGTTAGAAATCAGAGGCCATTTTGGAGTCTCCAAAAAGGAAGTCTCCGTTTTGAAGCATAATTGGAAATCGCttcaatgtatttgtttttttgctgtctTCTTGATAAAAAGCGGGGAGGAATTTATTATGTTACCGCTATGTTATTAGGTTACTGTGATTATACGAAAGGTAGACTGTGAAACCATCAAAAGTTACAAAATGAAACAGATTTATTGTGGACTCCTTGCTGCTTTTGGCCACAGACACAGACAAAAACTGCTATAATAATATTTCAcaggtataatatataatagaattaCTTGTTTCTACTGGCATTAAAATATACCCCCTCCTAATAAGGAACTGACTGTCATGACGGGTAAGATTGGCACTACAATTTAATGATCAGCTATAGGACATAATCGTGGCTAAGTTTGTTCTCGCCCCGAATCATTACTCTTGTTTTCTAATATTCAGTGAGGTCATCGTTAAAATACAGGAGTATACTGGGTGTAAAGAGGTCGGAATCGATCGTCAGCTGCTCGAACTCCTCGTCCTCGTCCCGCACTCCGTTCTCCTGCAGGGTTTTGTCCATGTCGAGGGGAACCCCATCGAACTTCCACGTGTAACTGGTTGCGTGGGCATTACAGGGCAGGTATCGGTGCAGGATCTCCCACATGTTCTCCTCTGAACACACCTACAATAGAAATTGGGTTCATATATGGACTGTCATCCGGAAGGGGGGGTAGACTGACAGCTCCTTCTGTGTCACCCTGGAGTGGGAGGGTCAAACTCACAACTCTTTCTGTCTATATCACCCTGCAAGAGGTGGGGCAGACTCACCGATCATTCTGCGTCACCTTTCAAGGGTAAGGTCAAACTCCCAGATCCTGCCATCTGGGTCAAACTCACAGCTTAGTCTGAAGTTTGAAAAACTGTCTTATCGCTATAGCAAGTTGCTGATCATCCATTTTTTCCTATGGGGATGAAACCAtaacaaaatcttttttttttgtatttctagtGGCTCCTCACCTCCAGCGTGTGCTCTTGAGAAGTCAGCGTATTGATGATACGGATGAACCTGGTTTTGGAAGACAGGATACCGATTTCATAGGAAGGATCCCTCCACCATGGACGCCCAAAGCTATTGTCCCAGTCTGTCGACGGATACGATGGAGGCACGTGGATAAAGCGTCCCTGAGGAGTGTAATACTTCAAACAGCCCGTCTGCGGATCTATGTACGTCTTAATCTTTGGGGGAGGAATAAGAGAGAGGGGTTTGTAGGGAATcaaaacatgcatggaatagagaTAAGGTTATgacgaatataagacaagcagTCTTTTACAGCAGCAAAAAATGTACAGAGATGGCCAGACTAGGTGGATAGAATGATTCTCATCCATTGTCAAATACTACCTGCATATATCGAACACATTTTCCTAATAAACAAGAAATGATCTGTACTTTACAGATTTATCAAGGGATGATCTAAATCATAGTGATTTataccctaactccctctagattgtaagcgttTACCGACTGCAATACAACCTGCAGCCAGTAGAGGGTGCACAAGGTAATTACAGTTACAATTCTGTGTATCTCAGTAATACGGCTCAtccatatacataaacacacacatttgtgATTCGATGGTCTTGGTCTTATATACCAGGACATGCTAACAATTAGCTGTTCCTCAGCAGGTCTAAAATTAGGTAATTACTAgctcagatgaacaacatgtGACATATTAcaatgtgtattaaaaaaaatgaaaaaaaaagccaaaatgtagAAGCTTTGTGTGAAAAATTAAGCACAgctttactgcttccataggagtTTAGatgctagattgtaagctccttcgagccgggccctcctcacctgttgtctctgtaagtcattttgttatgttaaataccacttttatgtcctgtctacccattgtacagcgctacagaatttcatggcgctatataaaacaataaataataataataataacatgcgAAGTGTTAAAGTTCATGAGAGTACAAATAGAGAAAagctgaacaagtatggtttgtttggaagggttgccaggagaaagtcTCTTCTCTCtcaaaagaacatggcagcacggttgcttctgaacaaaccacaagtcTTGTGGAACCACatcctttggacagacaagaccaaaagtggagatgtttggccagactttttatgtgactttgtgccccattgctgggtatttgtgtaactgagtggggcatttaaaagaagaatagcgggttttatttacacaattaattcataaaactgcttcctgctgtttctatgccCATTGTTAGGGGCCTTTAGGAACCCTGTGACATCATCATACCCAGCATaccctcctagaaaagaggggtatcaggagaggaaagagggggcatcaggagaATAGTGAAGGGCATAGAGGAGGAGGGGTACAGGGGTTTAattccaaagagggactgtctctcCGTAACAGGGACATTTGGAAGCTATGTACTGTCTGTGTCTTACATCACCAGTCTTGGGATTAAACCAATGGCTGATGTCCTTTCCTGCGGCCGCAATGATCGGCTTCAACAAAACGTCCCCTGTAagagaatagagagagagatccgGTTAAACGGCTTCGGAAACGgtgcagccaatcagagccAAGGACAACACTTCAAATATTAAAGCACCATCTCACCCCCAACTCCGTCTAGATGGTATGCTCCTTTGAGCAGGAAAACTCTGTGGAATAGGACggcgccatataaatcaataaataataataaaatgtgtgagAATCCCTGTGGCCCTGACGCCATCACTCGGGGGCCACCAGCAGGTCAGATTATATGTCAATGGGAACCGAAACAGGAAAGGTTGCCACCTGTGATCAGGCAGAGAAATTCTCTGACTATTGGGCTGTCCGGTACCGGCAGGGACCCATAGGGACGGATGTGAGCAGCTCCTAATTACGGTAATACTAAGGGTGACTAATGTGTTCTCAGCGCTCTTCATCCTGACTAATATGTAATAggtcaaagagcttacaatcatgTAAGAGAAACATCtcacttaaagggatttaacaaatggCAGGAGGGGAAATGTTACAATAAGTCACCGGATCGTGTATGGATATGAAGCCGTCTTCCCCACCCACGAGTGACACAGATGCCCCACGCAGCTGACACCGAGCCGGGTCACCTTTGTGTTGTTTGGCCAGCGGGGTGAGATCGTACACCTTGCCCAGGTAGGACACCCACAGATCGGTGAGGGTGCAGTGCCGAGAGACCTCACGCGGTGTATAGAACGGGCGCCGAGGAGGGACGGTCATGTCTGCAGATCCAGCAATGGCAGGTACCATGGTAACAGGACGCGCTGCCTGCACATTTCTGCGTTTCACTAACGCTTGCGTTCCAGGCCATACTTCCGCTTCCTGTTtctcggttaaaaaaaaaaaaagaaagaaaatcaagCCTGGCTTTGATCCGATGCGTGACGAGTTCCGGGTACATCCGGAAATTGTGTAGTTCTCAACCTGTCCATTATGAGTAACATCCTGCCAGCCCTTGCGCTAATTGGTTAACTCAAAGCATCACGCCCCCGGCCCACGCACAgcctgatgggagttgtagttctgaTTTAACCAATCCCTGTGAAGTGTGTGGGGATCATCATGGCGGCTCAGCTGGAGGAGAATGGTTGCAGCAGGCAGAGCAGCCCCACGGCAGGGGTAAGAGTTTGTGTTATAAACCCCTAGCCGGGGCAGATATATCCTCTGCTCTCTGCCTCTGTGTAAACCCCTTTGCTAGGGCAGATACTCCCCCCCCTTCTCTGTATATAAACCCCTTTGGTAGGGCAGATACTCCCACCTCCTCTGTATATAAACCCCTTGTTGGGGCAGAGACATCCCCCTCCCCTGTATATAAACCCCTTGCTGGGGCAGATACCCCCCCTCTGCATATAAACCCCTTGCTGGGGCAGATACATCCCTCTCCTCTGTATATAAACCCCTTGCGGGGGCAGATACTCCCCCCTCCTCTGTATATAAACCCCTTGCGGGGGGAGATACTCCCCCTCCTCTGGCTATAAAGCGTTTATAATGCCTCCAGCCGGGGCAGGTAGACTTCTGGGCTGCTGCCCTTTTTAGGCTGTTAAAACCCTTACCAGGGCAAATATGCCCCCTCACCTAGGGCTGGCACAGCCGCTATTCCTTTAGATATACCTCGGGCAATTGTCTT includes the following:
- the LOC128490941 gene encoding cytochrome b5 domain-containing protein 1, which gives rise to MVPAIAGSADMTVPPRRPFYTPREVSRHCTLTDLWVSYLGKVYDLTPLAKQHKGDVLLKPIIAAAGKDISHWFNPKTGDIKTYIDPQTGCLKYYTPQGRFIHVPPSYPSTDWDNSFGRPWWRDPSYEIGILSSKTRFIRIINTLTSQEHTLEVCSEENMWEILHRYLPCNAHATSYTWKFDGVPLDMDKTLQENGVRDEDEEFEQLTIDSDLFTPSILLYFNDDLTEY